CTGTGGCAACAGGAAATGTCTGTCTTTGAAGTCAAGGTTATCTAACCAGCACACCAATGGTGAAAGATTAACTTTGTCAGAAACCAGGAACCATGAAGCAGAGGCCACCGTTTCCAACCTGTGTGTTTTCCACGATAATTGGCAGCCTCCCACTCCTAAGTTGATACCCAagggaaattaaaacatatgtccacacagaaatttgaatgcaaatgttcatagcagcattactcataatagcccAAAGTTGAAACAGCCCCAGTGTTCCACAGTGGATGAATTGATGAACAAAATATGGtgcatccacacaatggaatacaaagaaaggaagcgcagacacatgctacaacatggatgaaccctgaaaatatTGTGCCGGGGAAAGAAACCAGAGACAAAGAGCCACATATTGTAggattccatgtatatgaaatgtccTAATAAGCAAACTCATAAAGAcaaaaagcagattagtggtcACTCAGGGCTGGGGTGAGGAGTGACGGTTGGTGGGCACTGAGTTTCTTTCGGGGGAGCTGAATTAGATAGTGGTGGTgattgcacaattctgtgaatggacTAAAAACCACTGGATTCTaagagggtgaattttatggcatattaattacatctcaataaagctgttacttaaaacatggaaaaaataataagcagTCACTAGCTATTCTCAATAAAACAGAAACTACATAGGTAAGACCAACATTGtcacattttggttttggttgagAATGGGGCAAGTGAGCATAGTCACCCTTGCCAGAGGATTCAccatttacaaataaaagtttCTCTGGAATGATGGCcttttactatgtgccaggtactgtgctaagcactttgtgTATACCAATTCATGTAATCCTTGTGACAGCCCCATGATGCCCCATTTTTAGATGAGGAGATAGATGGAGGCTAGGAGGGTTGAATAACTTGCCCATAGCTGCACAGCTTCCAAGttgcagagacaggattttcACCAAGTCTTATTACAAACTGCCTCATATTGTGTGAACTGGAAATTCTAATGTTGaggttaatttattcatttgttgtttagttttattCATCATTATTGAGTTACCAATGGCAGTGCCAGAGGATTTACCATTTACCCCAAAGCTACTGCAAATCTAAGAAAAAACAATGGTCTTACTGCTAAAGTATAATGTATAAAAAGGTAAAATCATGACTCTCTTGCAAATAAAACATGAACATGTATCCAAGCTTTTATTTAACTCACTGATTAATAAGGGAACCAGTAAGATGTCAAAACCAGTTCAAATGGGAATTTGAGGTACAGAGATTTATATTCCAACAAAATTCATTTAGCTCACTCTAATGAATCATTTGCTTTAGCAGATGAGGCACTCAGCAGAAGCATCAGCCAGCCCAGCCTTTGGAGGGAGAACTCCATATTGTTGGACCCATACATATCCTCTGTCCCTGCTGCCAGGAGCTCTTCGTTCAGCCCATTGAGCAGACGCCACAGCAGCGGCATAGAGAGGCTGGCTGACAGCCACAGAGCATGTCATTCTGTCCATCTGATTCAGAGTCTTCTCTGCAGTGGATGCCCTTTAGTGGGCATTCACGTGAGATGCAAATATCTTCAGTCTGTGCCCATTCAAAGGAATTCAGCCACGTATCTCTTTCCAAGATTTTCTTGTCACCAATCTTCCAGTCCTGTTCTTTTTAAGGCCCTGACCATCCAGCTAAACCATCAGCGACTGTCCATGAATCAATGTAGGTCTGTATTCTGGCCATCTCTGGACAACCTTGAATTTCTGCCCACTGGAAGGATTctccttcaccactgtccttcacaGTCACCCGAGTGAGTGTGAGTGAATGCTGCAGCTGTTCTCTTTCATGTGGTACCAGCACATCATATAGACCCATCTATAATCCAGGCTGGAGGTTTTTCTCCCTCAGTCAACTGGACATAAGTAGCATCCCAAGAGGCCATAGCCGTGGAATGAGGGAGAGGAGGCAAAGCAACAGAAGTTGATGTTGGAAGAGTCTGAGTGGCCTGCTCGTACAATTTACTTACACCTTCTGAACCTCCCTGGGCTGTTCCAATACGCCATTTCCATTTGATGATAGATGGCTGCTGTATACATCCAGCTTTATGGCTACATAGGTCAGATGACATCCAGTTCACGATGGGCGCTCAAGCTTCACGGTCAGGCATTCTGCCCCTACCAAGGCCCAGTAGCAAGGCAGAACCTgcttctcaaaaggagagtagttatcttcAGAAGAGGTTCTATATTTACTTCAGAATTCTGGAGGTCTGTACTCTTTCCTGTTAGTGCTTGCCAGAGGCTCTGTGCAGCATCCCTATTGGACAATTAAAGTCCCACTGGATCTGTTGGATCACAAGACCCAAGTGGTAGGTAGGGCCGCTTTACTGCAGCCTGAACCTTCTGCAGAGTCTTCTCTTATTCTGCTCCTCAATCCACCAGCCTGTTAATTGGGTTGAAATAGCACACTCAAACACAGTCTATGTTGCCTTCAAAGTCCAAAATGGCTTactgtgtcccccaaaaattcgtatgttgaaatcctagcccCCAGTGTGATGGGATTCGGAGACGGGGCCTTTGCGAGGTATTAGATCACCAAGgcggagccctcatgaatgagatcattgtccttataaaagagaccccagaaagCTCCTTCACACCTACTgcaatgtgaggacacagcaagaagcctGCTATCTGTGAACAAGTAAGCAGGTCCTTACAAGGCACAGAACCTGCCAGGGCCTCAATCTTGGACTTTTTAGCCatcaaaactgtgagaaataaatgccttTATTTATAAGCCTCCCAGTCTATGGCATTCTGCTCTAGCAGCCTGGACAGAATAAGACAGCTAGCAAGTGCTGTGCCTCTTTTGTAGTGATGCAAGATGCAGCAACTCATCTTTCACCCTGGGAGGGCTATTTCAACATGCTCCAGACCCCTGAACCCCCAGAAATATCACTGCTAGTATCCATTCTGCAGCAGTTTGGATCCAATGAGGAGAAAGAAGCCATGGAGTCATATGAACTGAGaaagtttaatataaatattagctatatCAGGGGACTGCAGTAATTAGGGATTGGCcaataaaaagtaaagagaacTTCAAGCAGTATCAGAATGATAGTATAAGAAACAGCTGCTGCCCTAGTACTGCATACTCCTTCAACTTCTAGTCAGAATTAAACTGTACAGGGACGGCCCTTTTGTTTGCCATCACTAAACTGTAGAGTCCTTGAGGTCAGGAACCACATGTCTTGTTCTCCATTGTATCTTCAGTGCTAAGGGAGGCGGCCTAGCACCACAAAGGCTCTTACTGAATATGAATGAATACAGCCAATATTGGCCCTCTGGCAGCCTCCAAGATAATTCGCCCTTTTCCTGCCACGTGTGCCGGACCCAAAGAAAGGAATCCCCAACACAGACCTGGGTGCTTTCCAATCTAGAGATGCAGATAATGCCCAAGGGAGCGGTCTGTGAGGGGCCATGTGTAGCCTTTGTCAAGCGCTCCTTAAGAGGAGGCTGAAGCCCAGCCCAGCTTCCCAGACTGGCCCCTCAGGTTCTTAGTCCCCAGACCTGGAGCTAAATAACGCCAGAGTCTCACAGTGCACCTGATTGCTACAGGAACACATGCGCACCGGCAGGCCTTGCCTTGGGGACTGTAACAGGTGCAGGTGGGATTCCCATCAAAGGCTCCTCTCTCAATCCTGAAAAACCTGGGGCCGGGGGCcgggggccggggcggggcaGGGCAGCCCTTCCCTGGGGGAGGCGCGGCCAGGCCAAGAAAACCAGCGAAGGCCCGGGGCTCCCAGCAGAGGCCGGACCATGGCTGACCCGTTGCGCGAGCGCACCGAGCGGCTGCTGGCCGACTATCTGGGGTGCTGCGCCCGGGAACCCGGCACCCCCGAGCCGAGGCCGTCCACGCCCGAGGCCGCCGTGCTGCGCTCCGCGGCGGCCAGGTTACGGCAGCTCCATCGGTCCTTCTTCTCTGCCTACCTCGGCTACCCCGGGAACCGCGTCGAGCTGGTGGCGCTGATGGCGGAGGCCGTGCTCTCCGACAGCCCCGGCCCCACCTGGGGCAGGGTGGTGTCGCTGGTGACCTTCGCGGGGACGCTGCTGGAGAGAGAGCCGCTGGTGACAGCCTGGTGGAGGAAGCGGAGCTTCCAGCCGCGGCTGAAGGAGCAGGAGGGCGACGTCGCCCGGGACTGCCAGCGCCTGGTGGCCTTGCTGAGCTCGCGGCTCGCGGGGCAGCACCGCGCCTGGCTTCAGGCTCAGGGCGGCTGGGTGAGCACGCGGTGGACACCGGGACGCGGGGCGGGACGGGCATTCGGGAAGCGCCCACGAGGCCGGCACGATGAGGAACCCACCGCGCCAGCCCCCTGGAACCAGGTTTCTTAAAGGAAGAAAGGCTCGTTTCAGCGGGACTGGAACGTTCGGTGTGAAGTCTGGGACTTCTCCTCCCCTGGCAGAAAGGCCGGCAGAAATCGGCCTTGTTAGACGGCTCTGAACCGTTCCGAAGCAGCTGCTCAGGCTTAGGTCGGCTCACTTGGACCTTGCCCTGGCCTTAGCCTTCGGGAGCTTTTAGGGGGCACCCACGTTAGCTCTGAACGCTTTGCTCCTATAGAAATCCCCAGCCAATGACGTCGGCAGTGGCGGGGCCCGGGCCAGGTGGGGTGTTTTTCTCCTCTGCCTATTAAATGCGCCTTAGGAGAGACTCGGACCCACTGATCACAACCCCCACGCCTCTCAGCCTGGCCAGAGAGGTTGTGGAGTGTGGTGGTCGCCCAGTGGTGGCGGTGACTCCAAGGTTCCTTAACTTCTAATCCGCTGCACCCAGCCCTCGGTGAGGATGTTTCTGGGCCCCTGGCTTTCAGCTGCAGGCCTTCATCTCTGTGGTCAAGGTTAGAGTGACAGGCCCTTGGCCTGCAGCTGATGACCAAGGAAAGCCACCTGGTGGTGAGCCCACCGCATGCCTCTGGGGCTCTGAGCTAGACCTCATTTCTTTCCCACCACCTTATTGGCCGTTGATTCAATGACTGAAGTGGCCCATGTTATCGGATACCTATAGCCAGACTATTAAAACCGGCAAGTTTTTTGATCCGAAATGTAGCCTCCTGTGGGTAGTTTccatttagacttttttttttcctctttgagacagagtcttgctctgtggccaagctggagtgcagtggtggatcttggctcactgcaacctctgcctcccgggttcaagcgattctcccatctcagccttccgagtagctgggactacaggggcctgccaccttgcccagctaacgtgtgtgtgttttagtagagataggctttcaccatgttggccaggatggtctcgatctcttgacctcgtgatccacctgcctcagcctcccaaagtactgggattacaggcgtgagccaccttgcccagcccccaTTTAGACCTTCTGTAGTGACAAGCTGGGTTCTATCTGAGAAGGGAGAGGGAATGGGGTGGTGTTAGCATGAAATCCTGCCTTGTTGATAATGTTAGTGTTGGTCTTCAACCCTCTGGGCAGGTGAACTCCCTTCAGCTGCGTGCCTAAGGGCCTCACCTGAGCCCTGTCTCAACACGGCATCTGGCTCCTCGGGGCTGTCTGTCCTGAAGAGATTAGAATTGGAAAGGGGCCCATTGAAGgcttttttcgtttgtttttggCTAATCACTGTTGACTCAAGAATAATCTCTTAACACTAAAAAACTGAAATTCTTGGCTGGtggcagtgactcaggcctgtaatcccagcactttgggaggccaaggcgggtggatcacctgaggccaggagttcaagacaagcctgaccaacgtggtgaaaccccctctgtactaaaaatacaaaattagccaagcgtgttgtcgcatataatcccagctactccggatgcTGAgctaggagaattgcttgaacccaggaggtggagatggcagtgagttgagatcttgctactgcacttcagcctgggcaccaagagcgaaactctctctcaaaaaaaacaagctgAAATTCTCAAATTGGGTAAACATAGTTCAGCCTTGTCTCTGCCCATTGCAGTTAAAATGCCACAGCCTGGAGTTCAATTCCCTTCCTAAATGGGGTTGGTGCTTGCTGTAGTCGCAGGTGATAACTTTTCAATGTAGTGACTTGACAGTTTCCCAAAGGGCATCTCTGCTCAGAAAAGAGCATAATAAGCTAACTTCCTCCTGGTTTTGAGTCAAGATATGAGTGTTCCTGCACCAAGTGACAAAGTTAAGTGGTTGCTTCTGTTCACCCTCTTAGACTTACCAATCCTCACTCCTCAGGGCCTCCTTATTGCTGGATGTGTATCGGTCAGAATCtcctttccttttactctttCAATCCCAACCTTACTTTGCTGTTTAATCGGGAAGTTCCCGCGTGTTTTGAGTGAGGTTCTCAGCATCGTGAGGCAATCTaactcttctctctccctgctgCAGGATGGCTTCTGTCACTTCTTCAGGACCCCCTTTCCGCTGGCTTTTTGGAGAAAACTGCTGATCCAGGCTTTCCTGGCATGCTTGTTAACAACAGCCTTCGGTTATCTCTGGACACGATTattatgagttttaaaatttttaacccACTTCTACCTGCCCAACTGTGACCAACTAAATGACAGAGGTGTGAGAACAAGAACTGAGGGAAAGCACCTTCCCCCACCGCACACGTTTTTACCTGAATATGTACAAGGAGTCCTGAGGTGCTGATGTGGCCGGTGTTTTAACCTGTGACAAGTACTCAGGTGTGAGGACAAGAATGCAAATGGCTCTTCCCTGAGTGAAAGACACGGGGAGTCCAGTGCCTCATTATGCCAAAGAATCGCAGAAGAAACTTCATTCCATTAAATGGGGAAATACAGTGCTATTTGCTAAAACTCGGATAAGAATGCGAACCTCTCATCTCTCCACAACTTCATGTGCTGCCGACTAATTTTAATCATCGCCACAGCTGGGGCAAAATAATCCCCAAAGCAGAAAAATCCCAATTTAACAAGGAATGTAATGTGAAAATCACTTATAAGgaattctttgaaaccaaatcCTTTGAAATCTAATTCCTGGGACTTCTAGGTTTTTATAGTTAACATattaatttcttcaataaatggttaacttcaaagttttaataaatttgtgtctttaaaaaaaacttagttGTCTTTCCTGATTCAATAAGCTCTCGTTCTTAGGAGTAAGTAGAATTGatgataatttgtttttattgtctccttaaatatacatttaacaatgcttgattttttttttttttcctcaacactTAACGCACAAGTTCCAagtccctccctcctctcccccttCCATTCTGCAAACTATCACCCACCTGCAAGGTGATTAACAGTGATTCCCTGCACGCCTTCCCGCCCGTTATTATACTTGCATTTTATAAAACTTAACTGGACCTGCTCTTTTGACTTAATCTTATGAGTGCTTTCTCTCCAGAACATGCAGCTCTGCCTCACTGTTTGGACTGTT
This genomic window from Piliocolobus tephrosceles isolate RC106 chromosome 6, ASM277652v3, whole genome shotgun sequence contains:
- the BCL2L10 gene encoding bcl-2-like protein 10; protein product: MADPLRERTERLLADYLGCCAREPGTPEPRPSTPEAAVLRSAAARLRQLHRSFFSAYLGYPGNRVELVALMAEAVLSDSPGPTWGRVVSLVTFAGTLLEREPLVTAWWRKRSFQPRLKEQEGDVARDCQRLVALLSSRLAGQHRAWLQAQGGWDGFCHFFRTPFPLAFWRKLLIQAFLACLLTTAFGYLWTRLL